The DNA region CAGCGCCGTCACGCCGATACCGCCACGCACCAGCTCGATCAGCGCCTCGGTGAGGGGGACGGGGGAGACCCGGTGCGGCTCGATGCCCGCCGGCCAGAGCACGCGCGTGAAGACATCGAGCTGCTCCCGAGGCGCGGCATAGGTGAGCAGGTGCTCCCGCACCAGGTCCTCCGCCGTGACATGTCCCCGCCGCGCCAGCGCGTGGTCCTCGGGGACCACCAGCATGAGCTCGTCCTCGAAGAGTGCAGTCTGTGCCAGGCGGGCCTGCGGCGGGACGTCGGTGGTCAAGGCGAGATCCAGCTCGCCATTCAGCAGCGCCCCAAGAGGCTGGCGCGTGGCCTCCAGGACGATGCGCAGCTCGACGCGTGGGTGCTCGGCCTGCCACCGCCCCAGGATGGGCGGCAGCCAGCCATACACCGTGTAGCAGCCCGTGCTGAGCCGGAGCAGGTCGTCCTGCGGGTGCGCACGGCAGACCGCCTCGGCCTGGGCCACCTCGCTCAGGACCCGCCGTGCGGAGAGGAGCAGCTTCTCGCCTGCGCCGGTCAGGAGCAGGCGGCGCTGGCGACGCTGGAAGAGCTGCACGCCCAGGCGCTCCTCGGCATCGCGGAGTTGGTGACTCAGTGCCGAGGACGTGAGGTGAAGCTGCCGGCTCGCAGCGGCCAGGCTTCCCGTGTCGGCGACCGCGGCAATCAGCTTGAAGTGACGGAGCTCGAGCATGCCGGTCAGCTTCACATGAACTGAATTCAGCATCATCGTGAAATCGTTTCGCTGCGCTTATGGAATGGGTCTCCTTAACGT from Myxococcus xanthus includes:
- a CDS encoding LysR substrate-binding domain-containing protein — translated: MLELRHFKLIAAVADTGSLAAASRQLHLTSSALSHQLRDAEERLGVQLFQRRQRRLLLTGAGEKLLLSARRVLSEVAQAEAVCRAHPQDDLLRLSTGCYTVYGWLPPILGRWQAEHPRVELRIVLEATRQPLGALLNGELDLALTTDVPPQARLAQTALFEDELMLVVPEDHALARRGHVTAEDLVREHLLTYAAPREQLDVFTRVLWPAGIEPHRVSPVPLTEALIELVRGGIGVTALPQWMLPSQHPGLQTVRLTPQGIRRRWSAVTRASRQRPAPLTYFIQLLRERFSRHGKAGPRAASRR